Proteins encoded within one genomic window of Lysinibacillus louembei:
- a CDS encoding 3-hydroxyacyl-CoA dehydrogenase/enoyl-CoA hydratase family protein, producing the protein MAYSIKKAAVLGSGVMGSGIAAHLANIGIPTLLLDIAPKELTAEEQAKGLTLEHPVVRNRFAQGAMQKLLKQKPAPLSSKQNLALITPGNFEDDLEKLKDVDWIIEVVVENLDIKKSLYEKIDAARTAGTIITSNTSGISINAMAEGRSEDFQKHFLGTHFFNPPRYLKLLEVIPANTTAPEVVAFMREFGEDVLGKGVVIAKDTPNFIANRIGTYGLLVTMREMQERGYSIGEVDSVTGPLIGRPKSATFRTLDVVGLDTFAHVAKNVYDNTTGEEQQVFAESAVVKKMIANGWLGAKSGQGFFLKQGKEILELNLQTFEYEPVKKLKTPSMEMAKQARGLANKVKTLVYANDRVGELLWNVFAPTLIYSAQLHGEIADDIVAIDNAMKWGFGWAQGPFEMWDAIGVKDSVAKMEAEGREVPAFVKGLLEKGFDTFYSEIDGDLAFYNGTEYEKVPTNPKVIDLKRYKKKHGVIKSNTGASLIDLGDGIALLEFHSQSNAIGLDIIQMLNFAIDEVEANYKGLVIGNQGKNFCVGANLGMILMEAQDDNIFELDFVVSAFQKAMRRIKYCTKPVVAAPFQMALGGGAEVCLPAAHIQASAETYMGLVEVGVGLIPGGGGNIGLYQKFLKGLPNGVEIDYQAIATKVFETIAMAKVSTSGEEARENNFLNFADGISVNADHQLYDAKQAALALYEAGYTAPLKQKVKVVGAPGYATLLLGAQGMFQSGYISEHDLKIAKKLAYVIAGGLVPYGTEVTEEYLLNLEKEAFLQLVADPKSQMRMQHMLVKGKPLRN; encoded by the coding sequence GTGGCTTACAGCATTAAAAAGGCAGCCGTTTTAGGCTCAGGGGTTATGGGATCAGGTATTGCAGCACATTTAGCGAATATCGGTATTCCGACATTATTGTTGGATATTGCACCGAAGGAATTAACAGCGGAGGAGCAAGCGAAGGGGTTAACGCTTGAGCATCCTGTAGTACGCAATCGTTTTGCACAAGGGGCAATGCAAAAACTATTAAAACAAAAACCAGCACCACTATCTTCGAAGCAAAACTTAGCTTTAATCACACCAGGGAATTTTGAGGATGATTTAGAGAAGCTAAAAGATGTGGATTGGATTATTGAAGTTGTTGTTGAAAATTTAGATATTAAAAAGAGCTTATATGAAAAAATTGATGCTGCGAGAACAGCTGGCACAATTATTACATCAAATACATCAGGTATTAGCATTAATGCGATGGCAGAGGGACGCTCAGAGGATTTCCAAAAGCATTTCTTAGGAACGCATTTCTTCAATCCACCGCGCTATTTAAAGCTTTTAGAAGTTATCCCAGCAAATACAACTGCACCAGAAGTGGTCGCATTTATGCGTGAATTCGGTGAAGATGTGCTTGGCAAAGGGGTTGTTATCGCAAAAGATACGCCAAACTTTATTGCAAATCGTATCGGTACATACGGTTTACTTGTAACGATGCGTGAAATGCAGGAGCGTGGCTATTCAATCGGAGAAGTTGATTCCGTAACAGGTCCTTTAATCGGTCGCCCAAAATCAGCAACTTTCCGTACGTTAGATGTTGTAGGATTAGATACATTTGCGCATGTTGCTAAAAACGTTTATGACAATACGACAGGTGAGGAGCAACAAGTATTTGCAGAATCAGCAGTCGTGAAAAAGATGATTGCCAATGGCTGGCTAGGTGCGAAGTCAGGTCAAGGCTTCTTCTTAAAGCAAGGCAAGGAAATTCTTGAGCTAAACTTACAAACATTTGAATATGAGCCAGTGAAAAAGCTGAAAACGCCTTCTATGGAAATGGCAAAGCAAGCTAGAGGCTTAGCCAATAAAGTAAAAACACTGGTTTATGCAAATGACCGTGTAGGCGAGTTATTATGGAATGTTTTTGCACCGACATTGATTTATTCAGCACAGCTACATGGCGAAATTGCAGATGACATTGTGGCAATCGACAATGCGATGAAATGGGGCTTCGGCTGGGCACAAGGGCCATTTGAAATGTGGGATGCAATTGGTGTGAAAGACTCTGTTGCAAAAATGGAGGCAGAAGGTCGAGAAGTGCCAGCATTCGTGAAAGGTTTATTAGAAAAAGGCTTTGATACATTCTACTCAGAAATTGATGGTGATTTAGCCTTCTATAATGGGACAGAATATGAAAAAGTGCCAACGAATCCGAAAGTAATTGATTTAAAGCGCTATAAGAAAAAGCATGGTGTCATTAAATCAAATACGGGTGCTAGCTTAATTGATTTAGGTGATGGCATTGCATTATTAGAATTCCACTCACAATCAAATGCCATTGGCTTAGACATTATTCAAATGCTGAACTTCGCAATTGACGAAGTAGAAGCAAATTACAAAGGCTTAGTTATCGGTAACCAAGGCAAGAACTTCTGTGTTGGGGCGAACTTAGGCATGATTTTAATGGAAGCACAGGATGATAATATTTTCGAGCTAGACTTCGTCGTGAGCGCATTCCAAAAGGCGATGCGTCGCATTAAATATTGCACAAAGCCAGTTGTCGCAGCACCTTTCCAAATGGCTTTAGGTGGCGGAGCGGAAGTGTGCTTACCAGCAGCGCATATTCAAGCGTCTGCTGAAACATATATGGGTCTTGTAGAAGTAGGCGTTGGCTTAATTCCAGGGGGCGGCGGTAATATCGGTCTTTATCAAAAGTTCTTAAAAGGCTTGCCAAATGGGGTAGAAATCGATTACCAAGCAATCGCAACAAAAGTATTTGAAACAATTGCGATGGCGAAAGTATCAACGTCTGGTGAGGAAGCACGTGAAAACAACTTCTTAAACTTTGCGGATGGCATTTCTGTTAATGCAGATCATCAACTTTATGATGCAAAGCAAGCAGCGCTAGCATTATATGAGGCGGGTTATACTGCACCGTTAAAGCAAAAGGTGAAGGTTGTTGGGGCACCAGGCTATGCAACATTGCTGTTAGGTGCACAGGGCATGTTCCAATCAGGCTATATTAGTGAGCATGATTTAAAAATTGCCAAAAAGCTTGCATATGTGATTGCAGGGGGCTTAGTACCATATGGAACAGAAGTGACAGAGGAATACTTATTAAACTTAGAAAAAGAGGCATTTTTACAATTAGTTGCTGATCCAAAATCGCAAATGCGTATGCAGCACATGCTTGTAAAAGGAAAGCCATTACGTAACTAG
- the gcvH gene encoding glycine cleavage system protein GcvH, whose protein sequence is MSTPTELRYSKEHEWVKVEDGKARIGITHFAQNELGDIVFVELPEVGDELTLNEPFGSVESVKTVSELYAPVSGKVVEVNEELGDSPEFVNESPYEQAWMVVVELSNPSEVDELMTSEQYDEMTAE, encoded by the coding sequence ATGAGCACACCAACAGAATTACGTTATTCTAAAGAGCACGAATGGGTAAAAGTTGAAGACGGCAAGGCGCGTATCGGTATTACGCATTTTGCACAAAATGAACTAGGCGATATCGTATTCGTTGAACTACCAGAAGTAGGCGACGAATTAACGTTGAACGAGCCATTTGGTAGCGTTGAGTCAGTTAAAACTGTATCGGAGCTATATGCGCCCGTATCAGGCAAAGTTGTAGAAGTAAACGAAGAGTTAGGTGATAGCCCAGAATTCGTGAACGAGTCTCCATATGAGCAAGCATGGATGGTTGTTGTTGAGCTATCGAACCCATCTGAAGTAGATGAGTTAATGACTTCTGAGCAATACGACGAAATGACTGCAGAGTAA
- a CDS encoding thioredoxin family protein codes for MEQITTLEQFNELTSTEQAVIIKFFAGWCPDCTRMDMFIDPIIEEYNQYKWYSINRDDFPELAEKYQVMGIPSLLIFKNGEKLAHLHSANAKSPAQVTEFLDAQA; via the coding sequence ATGGAACAAATAACAACATTAGAGCAATTTAACGAATTAACTTCAACAGAGCAAGCAGTTATCATTAAATTTTTTGCAGGCTGGTGCCCTGATTGCACACGCATGGATATGTTTATTGACCCAATTATCGAGGAATACAACCAATATAAATGGTATTCTATCAACCGCGATGATTTCCCAGAGCTAGCTGAAAAATATCAAGTAATGGGCATCCCGTCATTATTAATCTTCAAAAATGGTGAAAAATTAGCACACTTACATAGTGCCAATGCTAAATCACCTGCACAAGTAACTGAGTTTTTAGACGCGCAAGCATAA
- a CDS encoding arsenate reductase family protein, whose product MTIQIYQYPKCSTCKKAQKWLDDQHITYESIHIVEETPTKEQLQAIYEASGLPLKKFFNTSGMKYKELGLKDKLAEMTEDEQLALLASDGMLIKRPLVTDGKKVTLGFKESDFLESWK is encoded by the coding sequence ATGACAATTCAAATTTATCAATATCCAAAATGTTCAACATGTAAAAAAGCGCAAAAATGGTTGGACGATCAGCATATTACGTATGAGTCGATACATATTGTAGAAGAAACACCGACAAAGGAGCAGCTACAAGCAATTTATGAGGCGAGCGGGCTGCCGTTGAAGAAATTTTTTAATACATCTGGGATGAAGTATAAGGAGCTAGGCTTGAAGGATAAGCTAGCAGAAATGACAGAGGATGAGCAATTAGCCTTGCTGGCGTCTGATGGTATGCTGATTAAGCGACCGCTTGTAACGGATGGCAAAAAAGTGACGTTAGGCTTCAAGGAGTCTGACTTCTTAGAATCGTGGAAATAA
- a CDS encoding AraC family transcriptional regulator: MNMTIEQLPSSRIAYFRSIGEYGGEKNQELMEAFKEWAKLQNIFEQSIILGIPQDNPQIVLKEECRYDVCAIVSEDFNVTAPAQTGQFSGGKYAVFLLDHTKEAVSEFWKNIFNAIEKNHLSIREQPIIERYTAQMINQHLCEILVPIQ, translated from the coding sequence ATGAACATGACAATTGAACAACTACCCTCATCAAGAATCGCCTATTTCCGAAGCATCGGGGAGTATGGGGGAGAGAAAAACCAAGAATTGATGGAAGCTTTTAAAGAATGGGCAAAATTGCAAAATATATTTGAGCAATCTATTATTTTAGGCATACCACAGGATAATCCACAAATTGTTCTGAAAGAGGAATGTCGTTATGATGTTTGTGCTATTGTAAGTGAAGATTTTAACGTCACAGCGCCCGCTCAAACTGGGCAATTTTCAGGTGGAAAATACGCTGTTTTCTTGCTTGATCATACAAAAGAGGCTGTGAGCGAATTTTGGAAAAATATTTTTAATGCGATTGAAAAAAATCATTTATCTATTAGGGAGCAGCCGATTATTGAGAGATATACGGCTCAAATGATTAATCAGCATTTATGCGAAATATTAGTGCCTATTCAGTAA
- a CDS encoding zinc dependent phospholipase C family protein, giving the protein MGSRIMHLIISQKIAERIAIKDKASFLAGGIAPDAALDKERSHFYIGQQEDYTRKIDYTGFLEKYNTHKEQSYILGYYTHLITDDLWLQGFYLPWLKNRMENDQNLGRLYHQDFMLLNGQLLAYYGFNESILPSKATIVNLEEVTEQEVMQFLPYVQGDMVYDEDMLKQNLQVFTLPQIIGYIETSVEKGQQLMKELV; this is encoded by the coding sequence ATGGGCTCGAGAATTATGCATTTGATTATCTCACAGAAGATAGCAGAACGGATCGCAATAAAGGACAAAGCGAGCTTTTTAGCAGGTGGCATCGCACCGGATGCTGCATTAGACAAAGAGCGCTCGCATTTTTATATTGGTCAACAGGAAGATTATACACGAAAAATTGATTATACAGGTTTTTTAGAAAAATATAATACACACAAAGAACAGTCATACATACTTGGCTACTATACGCATTTAATTACAGATGATTTATGGCTGCAAGGCTTCTATCTACCTTGGCTAAAAAATCGTATGGAAAATGACCAAAATCTAGGAAGGCTTTATCATCAAGATTTTATGCTACTAAATGGGCAGCTATTAGCATATTACGGCTTCAATGAATCTATATTGCCATCTAAAGCAACCATTGTGAATTTAGAGGAAGTAACTGAACAGGAGGTTATGCAGTTTTTACCTTATGTACAAGGTGACATGGTGTATGATGAGGATATGCTAAAGCAAAATTTACAGGTTTTCACATTGCCACAAATCATCGGCTATATTGAAACATCGGTTGAAAAGGGACAGCAGTTAATGAAAGAATTGGTTTAA
- a CDS encoding acetyl-CoA C-acetyltransferase, which produces MREAVIVAGARTPIGKAKKGSLATVRPDDFGALVVKEALNRAGYEGPIDDLIIGCAMPEAEQGMNIARNIGALAGLPDTTPALTVNRFCSSGLQTIAYAAERIMLGHSKAILAGGVESMSMIPMTGNTIRLNPKLAEEAPQYYMSMGHTAEEVAQRYEVSREDQDKFAVRSHELAEKAIKEGKFKDEIVAVEVVQHYVDEKNKLQEKKFIFDTDEGVRPGTSVEGLAKLRPAFNVKGSVTAGNASQTSDGAAAVLVMDKEEAEAQGLKPLAKFLGFAVGGVAPEVMGIGPIVAVPKALEIAGLTQEQIDLWEINEAFASQSLQVVRHLGIDEEKVNVNGGAIALGHPLGATGTILTLKLIHELKRRGGKYGVVTMCIGGGMGAAGVFEIL; this is translated from the coding sequence ATGCGTGAAGCCGTCATTGTAGCAGGTGCTCGTACACCGATTGGGAAAGCAAAGAAGGGGTCGTTAGCAACAGTCCGTCCAGATGATTTCGGTGCACTTGTTGTCAAAGAAGCATTGAATCGAGCAGGTTACGAAGGGCCGATTGATGATTTAATTATAGGCTGTGCGATGCCAGAAGCAGAGCAGGGCATGAATATAGCACGTAATATTGGAGCATTAGCAGGGTTACCAGATACAACACCTGCATTAACAGTCAACCGTTTCTGTTCATCAGGCTTACAAACAATTGCCTATGCTGCAGAGCGCATTATGCTAGGACATTCCAAGGCGATACTAGCAGGTGGCGTTGAGTCGATGAGTATGATTCCGATGACAGGAAATACGATCCGCTTGAATCCGAAGCTTGCAGAGGAAGCACCACAGTATTATATGAGCATGGGACATACGGCAGAGGAAGTAGCACAGCGCTATGAAGTGAGCCGTGAAGACCAAGATAAATTTGCGGTACGTTCACATGAATTAGCTGAAAAAGCGATTAAAGAGGGCAAATTTAAGGACGAAATCGTAGCTGTAGAAGTTGTCCAGCATTATGTAGATGAGAAAAACAAGCTACAGGAAAAGAAATTTATTTTTGATACAGATGAAGGTGTGCGTCCAGGCACTTCTGTGGAAGGCTTAGCTAAATTACGTCCAGCCTTTAATGTTAAAGGCTCTGTTACAGCAGGAAACGCTTCTCAAACTTCAGATGGCGCAGCTGCTGTCTTGGTAATGGATAAGGAAGAAGCAGAGGCACAAGGCTTAAAGCCACTTGCAAAGTTTTTAGGCTTTGCGGTTGGTGGAGTAGCGCCAGAAGTAATGGGCATTGGTCCGATTGTCGCTGTGCCAAAAGCGTTAGAAATTGCTGGCTTAACGCAGGAGCAAATTGATTTATGGGAAATCAACGAAGCGTTCGCCTCACAATCATTGCAGGTTGTACGTCATTTAGGCATTGATGAAGAAAAAGTAAACGTCAATGGTGGAGCGATTGCATTGGGGCATCCACTTGGTGCAACAGGCACGATTTTAACATTGAAATTAATTCACGAACTAAAGCGTCGTGGCGGCAAATATGGCGTTGTGACAATGTGTATCGGTGGCGGCATGGGCGCTGCTGGTGTGTTCGAAATACTATAA
- a CDS encoding acyl-CoA dehydrogenase family protein: MTNIIKGGSFLVEEVDINRVITPEDFMDEQKMIAKTTEEYVANEVLPVVENLENHEFDHSVRLLKTAGELGLLAADVPEEYEGLGLDKISSALIAEKMSVAGGFSITHGAHVGIGSLPIVLFGNHEQKSKYLPKLASGELIAAYALTEPGSGSDALGAKTTAKLNDAGTHYVLNGEKQWITNAGFADVFVVYAKIDGDKFSAFIVERSYPGVSVGPEEKKMGIKSSSTRTLILEDAEVPVENLLGEVGRGHIIAFNILNIGRYKLGVGTVGGSKRAFELAVQYANQRKQFNTPISSFNLTKEKLATMASHIYASESLNYRTVGYFEDRLGQLSAEEQKDGKAIAGAVAEYAIECSIAKVFGSETLDYVADEAVQLHGGYGFMAEYEVERIYRDSRINRIFEGTNEINRMIVPGTFMKKALKGELPLLQVAQNLQSELLMMMPEEVGDEPLAQELYLVKNAKKIGVLAAGAAAQRFGVKLETEQEVLVKIANIANQLYAMESAVIRTQKAIERDGAEKAAQKLLYTQIFCQEAFAEIEKEAKDTLLASVEGDAGRMTLSALRKLTRNNPYNLITKKREAAEKLIEAEKYIV; the protein is encoded by the coding sequence ATGACAAACATTATTAAAGGTGGAAGCTTTTTAGTAGAAGAAGTAGATATTAATCGCGTAATTACACCAGAGGATTTCATGGATGAGCAAAAAATGATTGCGAAAACAACAGAGGAGTATGTAGCAAACGAAGTACTACCAGTTGTAGAAAATTTAGAAAACCATGAATTCGACCACTCTGTACGTTTATTAAAAACAGCAGGTGAATTAGGTCTTTTAGCAGCAGATGTACCAGAAGAATATGAAGGCTTAGGCTTAGACAAAATTTCCTCTGCACTAATCGCAGAAAAAATGTCTGTAGCAGGTGGCTTCTCAATCACACATGGTGCACATGTTGGTATCGGTTCATTACCAATCGTATTGTTCGGAAACCATGAGCAAAAATCAAAATACTTACCAAAGCTTGCTTCAGGTGAATTAATTGCAGCATACGCCTTGACAGAGCCAGGCTCAGGTTCCGATGCATTGGGCGCAAAAACGACAGCAAAGCTAAACGATGCAGGCACACACTACGTATTAAATGGTGAAAAGCAATGGATTACGAACGCAGGCTTTGCGGATGTCTTCGTTGTTTACGCTAAAATTGATGGCGACAAATTCTCTGCATTTATCGTAGAGCGCTCATATCCAGGCGTTTCTGTAGGTCCTGAAGAGAAGAAAATGGGGATTAAATCATCTTCAACACGTACATTAATTTTAGAGGATGCAGAAGTACCTGTTGAAAACTTATTAGGTGAAGTAGGACGCGGTCATATTATTGCCTTCAACATTTTAAATATCGGACGCTATAAATTAGGTGTAGGTACTGTAGGGGGCTCAAAGCGTGCCTTTGAATTAGCTGTACAATATGCCAACCAACGTAAGCAATTCAATACGCCAATTTCAAGCTTCAATTTAACGAAAGAAAAGCTAGCAACGATGGCTTCACATATTTATGCATCTGAATCGTTAAACTATCGTACAGTAGGCTACTTCGAAGATCGTCTAGGTCAATTATCAGCTGAAGAACAAAAGGATGGCAAAGCAATTGCTGGTGCAGTAGCTGAATATGCAATTGAGTGCTCAATCGCTAAAGTATTCGGCTCTGAAACGTTGGACTATGTAGCAGATGAAGCAGTGCAATTACACGGCGGCTACGGCTTCATGGCAGAATACGAAGTAGAGCGCATTTACCGCGACTCTCGTATTAACCGTATTTTCGAGGGTACAAACGAAATCAACCGTATGATTGTACCAGGCACATTTATGAAAAAGGCATTAAAAGGTGAGCTACCATTATTACAAGTTGCGCAAAACCTGCAATCAGAGCTATTAATGATGATGCCTGAAGAAGTGGGTGATGAGCCATTAGCACAAGAGCTATACTTAGTGAAAAACGCCAAGAAAATTGGCGTATTAGCAGCAGGCGCAGCAGCTCAGCGTTTCGGTGTGAAATTAGAGACGGAGCAAGAGGTATTGGTGAAAATCGCCAACATCGCCAACCAATTATACGCAATGGAATCAGCAGTTATCCGCACGCAAAAAGCAATCGAGCGTGATGGTGCAGAAAAAGCAGCACAAAAGCTTCTATATACGCAAATTTTCTGTCAAGAAGCATTTGCAGAAATCGAAAAAGAAGCAAAGGATACATTGCTTGCGTCAGTTGAAGGTGATGCAGGTCGTATGACATTATCAGCACTGCGCAAATTAACACGCAACAACCCATACAACTTAATCACGAAAAAACGTGAAGCTGCTGAGAAATTAATCGAGGCAGAGAAGTACATCGTTTAA